The following are encoded together in the Micromonospora lupini genome:
- a CDS encoding glycerophosphodiester phosphodiesterase encodes MRRTLSTLGVAGALLAAAVAVPTMAAADPSTGADRVRGNARPIVIGHRGASGYRPEHTLEAYRLAIRMGADYIEPDLVSTSDGVLVARHENEISGTTDVSTHPEFAARKTTKTIDGVAVTGWFTEDFTLAELKTLRAKERLPQVRVANTAFDGRFEVPTLQEVIDLARTEGRARGRTIGIYPETKHPTYFTSIGLPLEEPLLKVLRQNKLDHKNSPVFIQSFETANLRRLSRLTDVKLIQLLDATGRPYDFTVAGDTRSYQDLASAAGLKWIAGYADGIGANKNLIVPRDAAGALLAPTNVVRDAHRERLLVHSWTFRAENQFLPVDFRIGTDPNARGDITAEYELFLGLGLDGVFSDHPDTAVAARAGLATR; translated from the coding sequence TTGCGACGTACCCTCTCGACTCTCGGCGTGGCCGGCGCGCTGCTCGCCGCCGCCGTGGCCGTGCCCACGATGGCCGCCGCCGACCCCTCGACCGGGGCGGACCGCGTCCGAGGCAACGCCCGGCCGATCGTGATCGGTCACCGGGGCGCCAGCGGCTACCGGCCGGAGCACACCCTGGAGGCGTACCGGTTGGCGATCCGGATGGGCGCCGACTACATCGAGCCGGACCTGGTGTCCACGTCCGACGGTGTCCTGGTCGCCCGGCACGAGAACGAGATCTCCGGCACGACCGACGTGTCGACGCACCCGGAGTTCGCCGCCCGGAAGACGACGAAGACGATCGACGGCGTCGCCGTGACCGGCTGGTTCACCGAGGACTTCACCCTGGCCGAGCTGAAGACGCTGCGGGCCAAGGAGCGGCTGCCGCAGGTACGCGTCGCGAACACCGCCTTCGACGGACGCTTCGAGGTGCCCACCCTCCAGGAGGTCATCGACCTCGCCCGCACCGAGGGGCGGGCACGGGGCCGCACCATCGGCATCTACCCGGAGACCAAGCACCCGACCTACTTCACGTCGATCGGCCTGCCGCTGGAGGAGCCGCTGCTGAAGGTGCTGCGGCAGAACAAGCTGGACCACAAGAACTCGCCGGTCTTCATCCAGTCGTTCGAGACGGCCAACCTGCGTCGCCTGAGCCGGCTGACCGACGTGAAGCTCATCCAGCTCCTCGACGCCACCGGTCGCCCGTACGACTTCACAGTCGCCGGCGACACCCGCAGCTACCAGGACCTCGCCAGCGCGGCCGGACTGAAGTGGATCGCCGGGTACGCCGACGGCATCGGGGCGAACAAGAACCTGATCGTGCCCCGGGACGCCGCCGGCGCCCTGCTCGCCCCGACCAACGTGGTGCGCGACGCGCACCGCGAGCGGCTGCTCGTGCACTCCTGGACGTTCCGTGCCGAGAACCAGTTCCTCCCCGTGGACTTCCGGATCGGCACCGACCCGAACGCGCGCGGCGACATCACGGCCGAGTACGAACTCTTCCTCGGCCTGGGTCTGGACGGAGTCTTCAGCGACCACCCGGACACCGCAGTCGCCGCCCGCGCCGGCCTCGCCACGCGCTGA
- a CDS encoding TrkH family potassium uptake protein, whose product MRWFFRNPVRLVPLGFLVPILLGTGLLLARWSTVQHQRPPLITALFTATSAVSVTGMAVTDTPNYWSGWGLLVITLLTQLGGLGILTVAALVILVVSRQLGLRNRLLVQAETAEFGIGDVARLLRRIAITVFACEAVMTAVVAGRLWWAYDYTPGRALWSGVFHAVQAFNNGGFSLYTDGLLAFDRDPWVALPLAFGAIVGGLGFPALFEAVREWRRPAGWAVATKLTIWGSAALVLLGVAGLLAAEWTNVSTIGSYDAEGKVLASFTQIALSRTGGFNVLNIADLQEESYPLLIVLMFIGGGSASTAGGIKVSTFFLLAFTIWAELRGEPDVTVGHRRVATASQRQAVTVALLSVALVTAGTMLLLLLTEGERFVAALFEVTSAFSTTGLTIGLASELPASGQLVLTVLMFIGRVGPLTLGSAIALNTRRRLYRYPQEQPIVG is encoded by the coding sequence GTGCGCTGGTTTTTCCGCAACCCCGTGCGGCTGGTGCCGCTGGGGTTCCTGGTGCCGATCCTGCTCGGCACCGGGCTGCTGCTGGCGCGCTGGTCGACCGTCCAGCACCAACGTCCGCCCCTGATCACCGCCCTGTTCACCGCCACCTCGGCGGTGTCCGTCACCGGCATGGCCGTCACCGACACCCCCAACTACTGGTCCGGCTGGGGCCTGCTGGTGATCACCCTGCTCACCCAGCTCGGCGGTCTCGGCATCCTCACCGTCGCGGCGCTTGTCATCCTCGTGGTCTCACGCCAGCTCGGGCTGCGTAACCGGCTGCTGGTCCAGGCCGAGACGGCGGAGTTCGGCATCGGCGACGTGGCCCGGTTGCTGCGCCGGATCGCGATCACCGTCTTCGCCTGCGAGGCCGTGATGACCGCGGTGGTCGCCGGCCGGCTCTGGTGGGCGTACGACTACACGCCCGGTCGGGCGCTCTGGTCGGGCGTGTTCCACGCCGTCCAGGCGTTCAACAACGGCGGGTTCTCGCTCTACACCGACGGCCTGCTGGCCTTCGACCGTGATCCGTGGGTGGCGCTGCCGCTGGCGTTCGGTGCCATCGTCGGCGGGCTCGGGTTTCCCGCCCTGTTCGAGGCCGTACGCGAGTGGCGCAGACCGGCGGGCTGGGCGGTGGCCACCAAGCTGACCATCTGGGGCAGCGCGGCGCTTGTGCTGCTCGGCGTCGCCGGCCTGCTCGCCGCCGAGTGGACAAACGTCAGCACCATCGGCTCGTACGACGCCGAGGGCAAGGTGCTCGCGTCGTTCACCCAGATCGCGTTGAGTCGCACCGGCGGCTTCAACGTGCTGAACATCGCGGACCTTCAGGAGGAGAGCTACCCGCTGCTGATCGTGCTGATGTTCATCGGCGGCGGCAGCGCCAGCACGGCCGGTGGCATCAAGGTGTCCACGTTCTTCCTGCTGGCGTTCACCATCTGGGCGGAGCTGCGCGGCGAGCCCGACGTGACGGTCGGGCACCGGCGGGTCGCCACCGCCAGCCAGCGTCAGGCCGTCACCGTGGCTCTGCTCAGCGTCGCGCTTGTCACGGCCGGAACGATGCTCCTGCTGCTGCTCACCGAGGGCGAGCGGTTCGTCGCCGCCCTGTTCGAGGTCACCTCGGCGTTCAGCACCACTGGCCTGACCATCGGTCTGGCCAGCGAGTTGCCGGCCAGCGGCCAACTGGTGTTGACCGTGCTGATGTTCATCGGCCGGGTCGGGCCGCTCACCCTCGGGTCGGCGATCGCCCTGAACACCCGGCGCAGGCTCTACCGCTATCCCCAGGAACAACCAATTGTCGGCTGA
- a CDS encoding potassium channel family protein gives MSARRSDGSGIVVIGLGRFGCHLAGALNRMDREVLAIDRDADQVQRFSTQLDRVVQADATEEGALRQLGVTSFGRAVVAIGASVEASVLTVLALVELGLPQIWARATSQKHAKILSSVGAHHVIFPEAETGDRVAHLIVSRLLDFIEFDDDFAIATVRVPQSLVGRTLLDLRPDERYGVRVIGAKVPGERFRYASDDTELPQGGVLVVEGGIEQVQRFAGRR, from the coding sequence GTGTCGGCGAGACGATCGGACGGCAGCGGCATCGTGGTGATCGGGCTGGGTCGGTTCGGGTGCCACCTGGCCGGCGCTCTCAATCGGATGGACCGTGAGGTGCTGGCCATCGACCGCGACGCGGATCAGGTGCAGCGCTTCTCGACCCAGCTCGACCGGGTGGTCCAGGCGGACGCGACCGAGGAGGGCGCCCTGCGGCAGCTCGGCGTCACCAGCTTCGGTCGGGCGGTGGTGGCCATCGGGGCGTCGGTGGAGGCGAGCGTGCTCACCGTGCTGGCGCTTGTCGAGCTGGGTCTGCCGCAGATCTGGGCCCGCGCCACGTCACAGAAGCACGCGAAGATCCTGTCGTCGGTGGGCGCGCACCACGTGATCTTCCCGGAGGCGGAGACCGGGGACCGGGTGGCCCACCTGATCGTCAGCCGGCTGCTCGACTTCATCGAGTTCGACGACGACTTCGCTATCGCCACCGTCCGGGTGCCGCAGTCGCTTGTCGGTCGCACGCTGCTCGACCTGCGTCCGGACGAGCGCTACGGGGTCCGGGTCATCGGCGCGAAGGTGCCGGGCGAACGCTTCCGGTACGCCTCGGACGACACCGAGCTGCCGCAGGGTGGGGTGCTGGTCGTGGAGGGCGGCATCGAGCAGGTGCAGCGGTTCGCGGGGCGACGCTGA
- a CDS encoding serine/threonine-protein kinase, whose product MGGGDRNGAQLLDERYRLIEQLGAGGMSVVWRGYDEVLGRQVAVKVLASRLASDRAFRHRIRVEAQAAARLCHPNITNVYDYGESQQVGLTVPYVVMELVDGGSLAARLGREQRLPWREAVTIGAEVTSALATAHGRGVVHRDVTPGNVMLTSTGVKVVDFGISALVGESEKGPDGTLLGTPAYLAPERLDNGQVSPATDVYAVGLLLYRMLTGRLPWEANTTTQMLRAHMYSDPDPMPAVPGLPDEVTDLVRRCLAKRPADRPATPELARTLAEAAGMLAAMPVSPAGGPLDAAELANAGTTILPWSAETDALPLSRTRNRTQRRRVNRRRRVEAGVAAVGLIAVTGAMWGFTSRSPASGEDRPTTEARMGLPETAPCEVAYALRTDSGKDFTAELTLTNTSDRELRDWTMNFTFPGQQTVTKATPAPVQQQGGTVQIRPAAQRTTLAPGAAEKLTLAGTYSGANPLPVEFRLGDATCGVRVSGVAGTTPSTAPPSKAAPTKAPTKKTTKTTTRVAPKAPAPPKAPEKDKAKAAKPSNAKGPGGPGKG is encoded by the coding sequence ATGGGCGGTGGGGACCGGAACGGCGCGCAACTGCTCGATGAGCGGTACAGGCTCATCGAGCAGCTCGGCGCAGGCGGCATGTCGGTGGTCTGGCGCGGTTACGACGAGGTGCTGGGCCGCCAGGTCGCGGTGAAGGTGCTGGCCTCGCGGCTGGCCAGCGACCGGGCCTTCCGGCACCGGATCCGCGTCGAGGCGCAGGCCGCCGCGCGGCTCTGCCATCCGAACATCACAAATGTGTACGACTACGGCGAGTCCCAGCAGGTCGGCCTGACCGTGCCGTACGTGGTGATGGAGCTCGTCGACGGTGGTTCGCTGGCCGCCCGACTCGGCCGTGAGCAGCGGCTGCCGTGGCGCGAGGCGGTGACCATCGGCGCGGAGGTCACCTCGGCGCTCGCCACCGCGCACGGTCGCGGGGTCGTGCACCGCGACGTCACCCCCGGCAACGTCATGCTCACCTCGACCGGGGTCAAGGTGGTCGACTTCGGCATCTCCGCGCTTGTCGGGGAGAGCGAGAAGGGGCCGGACGGGACGCTGCTGGGCACGCCCGCGTACCTCGCGCCGGAACGGCTGGACAACGGCCAGGTCTCCCCGGCCACCGACGTGTACGCCGTCGGGCTGTTGCTCTACCGGATGCTCACCGGCCGGCTGCCGTGGGAGGCGAACACGACCACGCAGATGCTGCGTGCGCACATGTACAGCGACCCGGACCCGATGCCTGCGGTGCCGGGGCTGCCCGACGAGGTGACCGACCTGGTGCGGCGCTGCCTGGCCAAGCGCCCCGCCGACCGGCCGGCCACCCCGGAGCTGGCCCGGACTCTCGCCGAGGCGGCCGGAATGCTGGCGGCGATGCCTGTCTCGCCGGCGGGCGGTCCGCTGGACGCCGCCGAGCTGGCGAACGCCGGCACCACGATCCTGCCCTGGTCGGCGGAGACGGATGCGCTCCCGCTGTCGCGTACCCGCAACCGCACCCAGCGCCGACGGGTCAACCGCCGTCGACGTGTGGAGGCCGGGGTGGCGGCCGTTGGGCTGATCGCGGTCACCGGGGCGATGTGGGGGTTCACCTCCCGCAGCCCCGCCAGTGGGGAGGACCGGCCCACGACCGAGGCCCGGATGGGCCTGCCCGAGACGGCGCCCTGCGAGGTGGCGTACGCGCTGCGCACCGACTCCGGCAAGGACTTCACCGCCGAGCTGACCCTGACCAACACCAGTGACCGCGAGCTGCGCGACTGGACGATGAACTTCACGTTCCCCGGCCAGCAGACGGTGACGAAGGCGACGCCCGCCCCGGTGCAGCAGCAGGGCGGCACGGTCCAGATCCGGCCCGCCGCGCAGCGGACGACCCTGGCGCCCGGCGCGGCCGAGAAGCTCACCCTGGCCGGGACGTACAGCGGGGCGAACCCGTTGCCTGTGGAGTTCCGGCTCGGCGACGCCACCTGCGGGGTACGCGTCTCCGGGGTGGCCGGAACGACCCCGTCCACCGCGCCGCCGAGCAAGGCGGCCCCGACGAAGGCCCCGACCAAGAAGACGACGAAGACCACCACGAGGGTCGCTCCGAAGGCACCGGCACCGCCGAAGGCGCCCGAGAAGGACAAGGCGAAGGCAGCGAAGCCCTCCAACGCGAAGGGGCCGGGTGGTCCGGGAAAAGGGTGA
- a CDS encoding fused MFS/spermidine synthase — protein sequence MSSPSSDVATTPVSSGPPAPVTGRALPGGLAAFLVFFASGAVLVLETVALRLVGPYVGVTLQVTSSVIGIALAAIAYGAWAGGWLADRRDPRGLLAPALVLAGIATAVTLPVVRYAGEVLRGGAASAILLLVALAVFVPAALLAAVTPLVVKLQLADLRRTGQVVGRLSGIGTLGGITATLLTGFVLVAALPSTVIVLALAVALGLVGLGLGWYLRRQASTELPGPARTRAALAVLGLVGAGLTTVAPNPCDIETAYHCARVTTDPARPSGRTLLLNSAQHSYVDLADPKHLEYAYTRWIGAVADVIAPAGQRLDALHLGGGGFTVPTYLTATRPGTDNLVFEIDGGLVELGERELGVRPGPGLRTVVGDARMLVAGEPADSRDLVVGDAFGHLVVPWHLATREMAADIRRVTRPGGVYVQNVIDYPPLRFIRAELATVAAEFTNVALIAPPEALAEERGSNFLIVGSDAPLPLAAVRARLDEVDRSVSLLSGADLTDFVGEALVLTDDYAPVDQLLATA from the coding sequence ATGAGCTCCCCATCGTCGGACGTCGCGACCACGCCGGTCTCCTCGGGCCCGCCCGCGCCGGTCACCGGCCGGGCGCTGCCGGGCGGTCTGGCCGCCTTCCTGGTCTTCTTCGCAAGCGGTGCGGTTCTGGTGCTGGAGACCGTCGCGTTGCGTCTGGTCGGCCCGTACGTCGGGGTGACCCTCCAGGTGACCAGCTCGGTCATCGGCATCGCGCTGGCGGCGATCGCGTACGGGGCGTGGGCGGGCGGTTGGCTCGCCGACCGACGTGATCCGCGTGGTCTCCTCGCGCCCGCGCTGGTGCTGGCCGGGATCGCCACCGCGGTGACCCTGCCCGTGGTGCGCTACGCCGGGGAGGTCCTGCGGGGCGGGGCCGCCAGCGCCATCCTCCTGCTGGTGGCGCTCGCCGTGTTCGTGCCGGCGGCGCTGCTGGCCGCGGTCACCCCGCTTGTGGTGAAGCTCCAACTCGCCGACCTGCGCCGCACCGGCCAGGTTGTCGGCCGGCTGTCCGGCATCGGCACCCTGGGCGGCATCACGGCCACCCTGCTCACCGGCTTCGTGCTTGTCGCGGCCCTGCCCAGCACCGTCATCGTGCTGGCCCTGGCGGTGGCGCTCGGGCTGGTCGGCCTCGGCCTCGGCTGGTATCTGCGCCGCCAGGCGTCCACCGAACTGCCCGGTCCGGCCCGCACCCGGGCCGCGCTGGCCGTGCTCGGCCTGGTCGGGGCGGGGCTGACCACAGTCGCGCCGAACCCGTGCGACATCGAGACCGCGTACCACTGCGCCCGGGTGACCACCGACCCGGCCCGGCCCAGCGGCCGGACGCTGCTGCTCAACTCGGCCCAGCACTCGTACGTCGACCTGGCCGACCCGAAACACCTGGAGTACGCGTACACCAGGTGGATCGGCGCGGTCGCCGACGTGATCGCACCCGCCGGGCAGCGGCTGGACGCGCTGCACCTGGGCGGCGGCGGGTTCACCGTGCCGACGTACCTCACCGCCACCCGGCCGGGCACCGACAACCTGGTGTTCGAGATCGACGGCGGGCTCGTCGAGCTGGGCGAGCGGGAGCTGGGCGTACGCCCGGGGCCGGGGTTGCGGACGGTGGTGGGCGACGCCCGGATGCTTGTCGCCGGTGAGCCGGCGGACAGCCGTGACCTGGTCGTCGGCGACGCGTTCGGTCACCTGGTGGTGCCCTGGCACCTGGCCACCCGGGAGATGGCCGCCGACATCAGGCGGGTGACCCGCCCCGGCGGCGTCTACGTGCAGAACGTCATCGACTACCCGCCGCTGCGGTTCATCCGCGCCGAGCTGGCCACGGTGGCCGCCGAGTTCACTAACGTCGCGTTGATCGCCCCGCCGGAGGCGCTCGCCGAGGAGCGGGGCAGCAACTTCCTCATCGTCGGCTCCGACGCGCCGCTGCCGCTGGCCGCCGTCCGCGCCCGCCTCGACGAGGTCGACCGGAGCGTCAGCCTGCTCTCCGGCGCGGACCTCACGGACTTCGTCGGGGAGGCGCTGGTGCTGACCGACGACTACGCCCCGGTGGACCAACTGCTGGCGACCGCCTGA